The following are encoded in a window of Mycobacterium decipiens genomic DNA:
- a CDS encoding limonene-1,2-epoxide hydrolase has product MTELTQTSTDNMRTVEGFLNALQDEDFETVDAAFDDDLVYENVGFSRIRGGRRTAKLLRQMQGRIGFEVKIHRVAADGAAVLTERTDALIFGPLRIQFWVCGVFEVHNGRITLWRDYFDTFDMLKALMRGLAGIVIPSLRATF; this is encoded by the coding sequence ATGACCGAGCTGACCCAAACCAGCACCGACAACATGCGCACGGTCGAGGGTTTCCTGAACGCCCTGCAGGATGAGGACTTCGAAACCGTAGACGCGGCATTCGACGACGACCTGGTCTACGAGAACGTCGGATTTTCCAGGATCCGCGGCGGCCGCCGAACGGCGAAGCTGCTTCGCCAGATGCAAGGCCGCATCGGGTTCGAGGTGAAGATCCACCGCGTGGCCGCCGACGGCGCTGCGGTGCTCACCGAACGCACAGACGCACTGATCTTCGGCCCACTGCGGATTCAGTTCTGGGTATGCGGCGTTTTCGAGGTGCACAACGGCCGGATCACCCTGTGGCGGGACTACTTCGACACCTTCGACATGCTCAAGGCACTCATGCGCGGCCTGGCCGGGATTGTCATTCCGTCACTGCGGGCGACGTTCTAG
- the recA gene encoding recombinase RecA, with protein MTQAPDREKALELAVAQIEKSYGKGSVMRLGDEVRQPISVIPTGSIALDVALGIGGLPRGRVIEIYGPESSGKTTVALHAVANAQAAGGVAAFIDAEHALDPEYAKKLGVDTDSLLVSQPDTGEQALEIADMLIRSGALDIVVIDSVAALVPRAELEGEMGDSHVGLQARLMSQALRKMTGALNNSGTTAIFINQLREKIGVMFGSPETTTGGKALKFYASVRMDVRRIETLKDGTEAVGNRTRVKIVKNKVSPPFKQAEFDILYGKGISREGSLIDMGVDQGFIRKSGSWFTYEGEQLGQGKENARNFLLENVDVANEIEKKIKEKLGIGAVVTDDLSNDGVLPAPVDF; from the coding sequence ATGACGCAAGCCCCCGACCGTGAGAAGGCTCTTGAGCTGGCCGTGGCCCAGATCGAGAAGAGTTACGGCAAAGGTTCGGTGATGCGCCTCGGCGACGAGGTGCGTCAGCCGATCTCGGTCATTCCGACCGGGTCCATCGCACTGGACGTCGCCCTGGGCATCGGCGGGTTGCCGCGTGGCCGGGTGATAGAGATCTATGGCCCGGAGTCTTCGGGTAAGACCACCGTGGCACTGCATGCGGTGGCCAATGCCCAGGCCGCCGGCGGTGTCGCGGCGTTCATCGACGCCGAGCACGCGCTGGATCCGGAGTATGCCAAGAAGCTCGGGGTGGATACCGACTCCTTGTTGGTCAGCCAGCCGGACACCGGTGAACAGGCACTCGAGATCGCCGACATGCTGATCCGCTCAGGCGCGCTCGACATTGTGGTCATCGACTCGGTGGCGGCGCTGGTGCCGCGGGCGGAACTCGAAGGCGAGATGGGGGACAGCCACGTCGGACTGCAGGCCCGGCTGATGAGCCAGGCGCTGCGGAAAATGACCGGCGCGCTGAACAATTCGGGAACCACGGCGATATTCATCAACCAGCTCCGCGAAAAGATCGGCGTGATGTTCGGATCGCCCGAAACGACAACTGGCGGAAAGGCGCTGAAGTTCTATGCGTCGGTGCGTATGGACGTGCGGCGGATCGAGACGCTCAAGGACGGTACCGAAGCGGTCGGTAACCGCACCCGGGTCAAGATCGTCAAGAACAAGGTGTCGCCACCGTTCAAGCAGGCCGAGTTCGACATTCTCTACGGCAAGGGCATCAGCAGAGAAGGCTCGTTGATCGATATGGGCGTGGATCAAGGCTTTATCCGCAAATCCGGTTCCTGGTTCACCTACGAGGGTGAGCAGCTCGGCCAGGGCAAGGAAAATGCCCGCAACTTCCTACTGGAGAACGTCGACGTGGCTAACGAGATCGAGAAAAAGATCAAGGAAAAGCTTGGCATTGGTGCGGTGGTGACCGATGACCTCTCAAATGACGGCGTCCTGCCCGCCCCCGTCGACTTCTGA
- the miaB gene encoding tRNA (N6-isopentenyl adenosine(37)-C2)-methylthiotransferase MiaB: MVVPDAAAPLSESARTYQVRTYGCQMNVHDSERLAGLLEAAGYHRAADGAEADVVVFNTCAVRENADNRLYGNLSHLAPRKRRNPDMQIAVGGCLAQKDRDAVLRKAPWVDVVFGTHNIGSLPTLLDRARHNKVAQVEIAEALQQFPSSLPSARESAYAAWVSISVGCNNSCTFCIVPSLRGKEVDRSPADILTEVRSLVDAGVLEVTLLGQNVNAYGVSFADPALPRNRGAFAELLRACGDIDGLERVRFTSPHPAEFTDDVIEAMAETQNVCPALHMPLQSGSDRILRAMRRSYRAERYLGIIERVRAAMPHAAITTDLIVGFPGETEEDFAATLDVVRQARFAAAFTFQYSKRPGTPAAELDGQLPKAVVQERYERLVELQEQISLEGNGAIVGQSVEVLVAAGEGRKDARTARMSGRARDGRLVHFTAGDPRIRPGDIITAAVTDAAPHYLIADAGILSHRRTRAGDAHSAGERPRGIGLGLPSVGRPRVESTEPAGCGT; encoded by the coding sequence ATGGTGGTGCCAGACGCGGCTGCGCCGTTATCGGAGTCGGCGCGCACCTATCAGGTCCGCACCTATGGCTGTCAGATGAATGTCCACGATTCCGAGCGGCTGGCGGGCCTACTCGAAGCGGCTGGCTACCACCGTGCAGCCGACGGTGCCGAGGCCGATGTCGTGGTCTTCAACACCTGCGCCGTCCGCGAGAACGCCGACAACAGGCTGTACGGCAACCTGAGCCATCTGGCCCCGCGCAAGCGTAGAAATCCGGACATGCAAATCGCGGTCGGTGGTTGCCTGGCTCAGAAGGATCGAGACGCGGTGCTTCGCAAGGCTCCGTGGGTCGACGTCGTCTTCGGCACCCACAACATCGGGTCGCTGCCCACGCTGCTGGACCGCGCCCGGCACAACAAGGTCGCCCAGGTGGAGATCGCCGAGGCGCTGCAGCAGTTTCCGTCGTCGCTGCCGAGCGCTCGCGAGTCAGCTTATGCCGCTTGGGTTTCCATCTCGGTCGGCTGCAACAACAGCTGCACGTTCTGCATCGTCCCGTCGCTAAGGGGCAAAGAGGTCGACCGCAGCCCGGCCGACATCCTGACGGAGGTGCGGTCACTGGTCGATGCCGGGGTGCTCGAAGTCACGCTGCTGGGCCAGAATGTCAACGCCTACGGCGTTTCGTTCGCCGACCCCGCGCTACCTCGAAATCGGGGCGCTTTCGCCGAGCTCCTGCGGGCTTGCGGAGACATCGATGGGCTGGAAAGGGTCCGGTTCACCTCCCCGCATCCGGCCGAGTTCACCGACGACGTCATTGAGGCGATGGCCGAGACGCAAAACGTCTGCCCCGCACTGCACATGCCGCTGCAATCCGGATCGGACCGTATCCTGCGCGCGATGCGGCGCTCCTACCGAGCCGAGCGCTATCTGGGGATCATCGAGCGCGTGCGGGCGGCCATGCCCCATGCCGCGATTACCACCGATCTGATCGTGGGGTTTCCCGGTGAGACCGAGGAGGACTTCGCGGCCACGCTTGATGTGGTGCGACAAGCTCGGTTCGCGGCCGCGTTTACCTTCCAGTACTCCAAGCGGCCGGGCACTCCGGCGGCTGAACTCGACGGACAGTTGCCGAAAGCCGTCGTCCAGGAACGTTATGAGCGGCTGGTGGAGCTACAAGAGCAGATCTCGCTTGAGGGGAACGGGGCCATCGTCGGGCAATCCGTGGAGGTGCTCGTTGCCGCCGGTGAAGGACGCAAGGACGCCCGCACCGCGCGCATGAGCGGGCGGGCACGTGACGGCAGACTGGTCCATTTCACAGCCGGTGACCCTCGGATTCGTCCGGGCGACATCATTACCGCAGCAGTCACCGACGCCGCGCCGCACTATCTCATCGCCGACGCGGGCATCCTCAGCCACCGGCGCACTCGCGCCGGTGACGCGCACTCCGCGGGGGAGCGGCCGCGCGGTATCGGCCTGGGCCTGCCAAGTGTCGGGCGGCCCCGGGTCGAGTCCACCGAACCCGCCGGGTGCGGAACGTGA
- a CDS encoding DUF5313 domain-containing protein, producing MSDARTKPNALQYIRYCYGRRLPDSMRDWVRNDLAGKGATARMMIRVAVPAVLVVAPFWLIPTTLDVHLSMTLPILIPFVYFSHALNKIWRRHMLRVHGLDPELVDQRARQRDAHIHQAYIDRYGPRPD from the coding sequence ATGAGCGACGCACGCACGAAACCCAACGCGCTGCAGTACATCCGCTATTGCTACGGCAGACGACTGCCCGACTCGATGCGGGACTGGGTGCGCAACGACCTCGCGGGAAAGGGTGCGACCGCCCGGATGATGATCCGCGTCGCAGTTCCGGCGGTGCTGGTGGTCGCCCCGTTCTGGCTGATTCCGACGACGCTGGACGTCCACCTGAGCATGACGCTGCCGATTCTCATTCCGTTCGTGTACTTCTCGCACGCGCTCAACAAGATATGGCGCCGGCACATGCTGCGCGTACACGGCCTCGACCCGGAGCTCGTTGATCAACGTGCTCGGCAACGAGACGCCCATATCCACCAGGCGTACATCGACCGCTACGGGCCGCGACCCGACTGA
- the clgR gene encoding transcriptional regulator ClgR, with the protein MAALVREVIGDVLRGARTSQGRTLREVSESARVSLGYLSEVERGRKEPSSELLNAICDALRVPLSVVLIDAGERMAREERAARTTSDGGATGATIDPGTKVVIPPVVSLAVA; encoded by the coding sequence ATGGCGGCATTGGTGCGTGAGGTCATTGGTGACGTGTTGCGCGGGGCCCGGACGTCGCAGGGCCGGACGCTGCGCGAAGTGTCTGAGTCGGCGCGGGTGAGCCTCGGGTACCTGTCGGAGGTCGAGCGCGGTCGCAAGGAGCCCTCGAGCGAGCTGCTCAACGCGATCTGCGATGCATTGCGGGTCCCGTTGTCGGTGGTGCTCATCGATGCGGGCGAGCGGATGGCGCGCGAGGAGCGCGCGGCCCGCACCACCTCGGATGGCGGAGCAACCGGTGCCACCATTGACCCCGGCACCAAGGTCGTCATTCCCCCGGTGGTGTCTCTGGCGGTGGCCTAA
- the recX gene encoding recombination regulator RecX produces the protein MTASCPPPSTSESTREEQARALCLRLLTARSRTRAELSGQLAKRGYPDDIGKRVLDRLAAVGLVDDTDFAEQWVRSRRASAGKSKRALAAELHTKGVDDEVIAAVLDGLGGGAERDRAERLVRARLRREVLSEDDAKVSRRLVAMLARRGYSQTVACEVVVAELAAERERRRV, from the coding sequence ATGACGGCGTCCTGCCCGCCCCCGTCGACTTCTGAGTCGACTCGCGAGGAGCAGGCGCGGGCACTGTGTCTGCGCCTGCTCACCGCGCGATCAAGAACCCGAGCCGAGTTATCCGGCCAGCTGGCGAAACGGGGGTACCCCGACGACATCGGGAAGCGGGTATTGGATCGGCTGGCCGCCGTTGGCCTGGTGGACGACACCGACTTCGCGGAACAGTGGGTGCGGTCCCGTCGGGCGAGCGCGGGAAAGAGCAAGCGCGCATTGGCCGCCGAATTGCACACCAAGGGCGTCGACGACGAGGTGATCGCCGCGGTGTTGGACGGGCTCGGTGGCGGTGCCGAGCGGGACCGGGCTGAGCGGCTGGTCCGGGCCAGGCTGCGACGGGAGGTACTGAGTGAGGACGACGCGAAGGTCAGTCGCAGGCTGGTGGCGATGCTGGCCCGCCGCGGGTACAGCCAGACCGTAGCGTGCGAAGTGGTGGTCGCCGAGCTGGCCGCCGAACGGGAACGCCGGCGGGTCTAG
- a CDS encoding DUF349 domain-containing protein, translating into MTADEPGSNESPGPAPQPVARPAPRPGPRPGPGPAARPIAHPVAAPPPSDPHRFGRVDDDGTVWLISATGERIIGSWQAGDPEAAFAHFGRRFDDLSTEITLMDERLATGTGDARKIKAHAIELAETLPTACVLGDVDALADRLTSIHDRAEVIAAADRSRREQHRAAQTARKEALAAEAEELAANSTQWKVAGDRMRAILDEWRTIGGLDRKVDDALWKRYSAARDTFNRRRGSHFAELDRERSGVRQSKERLCDRAEELSESTDWTATSAEFRKLLADWKAAGRASKDVDDALWRRFKAAQDSFFTARNAATAEKDAELRANAAAKEALLAEAEKLDTANLDAARAALRTIADKWDAIGKVPRERSAELERRLRAIEKKVRDAGDADWSDPQAQARAEQFRARVTQFEQQAAKAAAAGKTKEAEEAKANAEQWRQWAEAAAEALTRRS; encoded by the coding sequence ATGACGGCTGACGAACCCGGCAGCAACGAGTCGCCCGGGCCGGCTCCCCAACCGGTGGCAAGACCGGCGCCCCGACCGGGACCGCGTCCCGGCCCCGGGCCGGCGGCCCGACCCATCGCCCACCCGGTGGCAGCGCCCCCGCCCAGCGATCCACACCGTTTCGGACGTGTCGACGACGACGGCACGGTGTGGCTGATCAGCGCGACCGGTGAGCGCATCATCGGTTCCTGGCAGGCCGGCGACCCCGAAGCCGCGTTCGCCCATTTCGGCAGGCGATTCGATGACCTGAGCACCGAAATCACGCTGATGGACGAGCGGCTGGCGACGGGGACCGGCGACGCACGCAAGATCAAAGCCCATGCCATCGAGCTGGCCGAAACGTTGCCGACGGCATGCGTGCTGGGCGATGTCGACGCGCTCGCGGACCGGTTGACAAGCATTCACGATCGTGCCGAGGTCATCGCGGCCGCGGACCGCTCCAGACGTGAGCAGCATCGAGCCGCCCAGACGGCCCGTAAGGAGGCGCTGGCCGCCGAAGCCGAGGAGCTGGCCGCCAACTCCACCCAGTGGAAAGTCGCCGGTGACCGCATGCGGGCGATCCTCGACGAGTGGAGGACGATCGGCGGGCTGGACCGCAAAGTCGACGACGCACTGTGGAAGCGCTACTCCGCGGCCCGCGACACGTTCAACCGACGGCGCGGATCCCACTTCGCCGAATTGGACCGTGAACGATCTGGCGTCCGGCAGTCGAAGGAACGACTCTGCGACCGGGCCGAGGAGCTATCCGAGTCGACCGACTGGACCGCCACCAGCGCAGAGTTCCGCAAGCTGCTCGCCGACTGGAAAGCAGCTGGCCGAGCAAGCAAGGACGTGGACGACGCGTTGTGGCGTCGCTTCAAGGCCGCACAGGACTCCTTCTTCACGGCTCGCAATGCCGCCACGGCGGAAAAAGACGCCGAGTTGCGAGCCAATGCCGCCGCAAAAGAGGCGCTGCTGGCTGAAGCGGAAAAGCTCGACACCGCCAACCTCGACGCCGCCCGGGCGGCGCTCCGGACGATCGCCGACAAGTGGGATGCGATCGGCAAGGTGCCCCGGGAACGGTCGGCCGAGTTGGAGCGCCGGCTGCGCGCGATCGAGAAGAAGGTGCGCGACGCCGGCGACGCGGATTGGTCCGACCCGCAGGCTCAGGCGCGTGCCGAGCAGTTCCGCGCCCGCGTCACGCAGTTCGAGCAGCAGGCCGCCAAGGCCGCCGCGGCTGGCAAGACCAAAGAAGCCGAAGAGGCCAAGGCCAACGCCGAACAATGGCGACAGTGGGCCGAGGCCGCCGCCGAGGCGCTGACCCGCAGGTCCTAG
- the pspM gene encoding phage shock envelope stress response protein PspM, with product MVVKSNQRGHGRAVLQRGLDTVADLADLVARKIRAASDPRARLLRRRRRALRWAWIFTAGVAFWGLVTAVLAAWGWFALLLQITGAVAVVMAVPATLLFFRYRWLKAEPLPAQRPTNTRRLPPSGSAARPAMGALGASERGFFSLLGVIERGAMLPAHEVSDLTDAAKRTSAAMVATAAEVVSMERAAHESASSRGYLVPTINAYTAQLGAGVRQYNEMVTAAAQLVSSANGDAVRDVGSQQRYRAELAGATDRLVSWAQAFDELGGLPRR from the coding sequence ATGGTCGTGAAGTCGAATCAGCGCGGGCATGGGCGCGCGGTGCTGCAACGCGGACTCGACACGGTAGCCGACCTAGCCGACTTGGTGGCCCGCAAGATCAGGGCCGCAAGCGACCCGCGGGCACGGTTGCTTCGTCGGCGCCGACGAGCGCTGCGATGGGCATGGATATTCACCGCCGGGGTCGCTTTTTGGGGCTTGGTGACGGCAGTCCTGGCGGCCTGGGGCTGGTTTGCGCTGTTGCTGCAGATCACCGGCGCGGTAGCGGTGGTCATGGCCGTTCCGGCGACGTTGTTGTTCTTCCGCTACCGCTGGCTGAAGGCGGAGCCGCTGCCGGCGCAGCGGCCGACCAACACCCGTCGGCTCCCTCCGTCCGGTTCGGCGGCGCGGCCCGCGATGGGCGCGCTGGGCGCCTCCGAACGCGGGTTCTTCTCATTGCTGGGAGTTATCGAGCGGGGCGCAATGCTGCCCGCCCACGAGGTCAGTGATCTGACTGACGCGGCCAAGCGGACGTCGGCCGCGATGGTGGCCACCGCCGCCGAGGTGGTGTCGATGGAACGGGCGGCGCACGAGTCCGCATCGTCGCGCGGGTATCTGGTGCCGACCATCAATGCCTACACCGCGCAGCTGGGGGCCGGCGTTCGTCAGTACAACGAAATGGTAACCGCGGCAGCGCAATTGGTGTCTTCGGCGAATGGTGACGCGGTGCGTGACGTGGGTTCGCAACAGCGCTATCGCGCGGAACTGGCTGGAGCTACCGATCGTCTGGTTAGCTGGGCCCAGGCGTTTGACGAACTGGGCGGATTGCCGCGCAGATAG
- a CDS encoding DUF3046 domain-containing protein: MRLTEFHERVVLRFGAAYGSSVLVDHVLTDFDGRTAAQAIEDGVEPRAVWRALCVAFDVPRDQW, from the coding sequence GTGCGGTTGACGGAGTTCCACGAGCGGGTCGTCCTGCGGTTCGGTGCTGCTTACGGCTCGTCGGTGCTGGTCGACCACGTACTGACCGACTTCGACGGCCGCACCGCCGCCCAGGCGATCGAGGACGGTGTCGAGCCCCGTGCTGTGTGGCGGGCGCTCTGCGTCGCCTTCGACGTTCCCCGGGATCAGTGGTGA
- a CDS encoding (2Fe-2S)-binding protein has translation MNISAELAEISSYGGFFALTVGGDATGWHPVARSYADGSADLIEATVRRYHTTELRIGASLVHLGHAARLWSPVLACVLSHGVIPDLTNLQRADDGAQLRLPEPVGAPASPSPELLYRVVVTNHMEPFAAGLRVKLAPGLLSGNIASALVGTARAVLAARPHLRRPLVELTNGLLSTGNLTGSGVITGPSLRFRRRSCCLLYRTPAGAKCGDCPL, from the coding sequence ATGAACATCTCCGCTGAGCTGGCCGAAATCTCCTCCTATGGAGGGTTTTTCGCACTGACCGTGGGTGGAGATGCAACGGGATGGCATCCGGTCGCCCGGTCCTACGCCGACGGCTCCGCGGATTTGATCGAGGCCACCGTCAGGCGCTACCACACGACGGAGTTGCGAATCGGCGCCTCCCTGGTGCACCTCGGCCATGCAGCCCGGCTGTGGTCACCCGTGCTGGCGTGCGTACTGAGCCACGGCGTCATCCCGGACTTGACGAACCTGCAGCGTGCCGACGACGGCGCACAGCTACGACTGCCCGAACCCGTCGGAGCGCCTGCCTCACCATCGCCGGAGTTGCTCTATCGCGTGGTCGTGACCAACCATATGGAGCCATTCGCGGCCGGCCTGCGGGTCAAGTTGGCGCCCGGCCTGCTGTCCGGAAACATCGCGTCTGCCCTGGTCGGGACGGCTAGGGCCGTCCTTGCGGCGCGCCCCCACTTGCGTAGGCCCCTGGTCGAGCTCACCAACGGTCTGCTGAGCACCGGCAACCTGACCGGCTCCGGCGTGATCACCGGCCCAAGTTTGCGGTTCAGGCGTCGCAGCTGCTGCCTCTTGTACCGAACACCCGCGGGAGCCAAGTGCGGCGATTGTCCGCTCTAG
- a CDS encoding glycosyltransferase, whose product MRVAVVAGPDPGHSFPAIALCQRFQQAGDTPTLFTGVEWLEAAGAAGVEAVELEGLAATDDDLDAGARIHRRAAQMAVLNVAPLRALAPELVVSDVITACGGMAAELLGIPWVELNPHPLYLPSKGLPPIGSGLAPGTGIRGRLRDASMRALAGQSWRVGLRQRAAVRLEIGLPVRDPGPLRRLIATLPALEVPRPDWPAEAVVVGPLHFEPTDRVLTVPPGSGPVVVVAPSTALTGTTGLAEIALGCLAPGETLPAGSRLVVSRLSGADLMVPPWAVVGLGSQAELLTQADLVICGGGHGMVAKTLLAGVPMVVVPGGGDQWEMANRVVRQGSAVLIRPLTSDALVAAVNEVLSSPRFRAAAKRAAASIAGVADPVQVCHDALALAG is encoded by the coding sequence ATGCGCGTCGCGGTGGTCGCCGGGCCAGATCCCGGGCACTCCTTTCCCGCGATCGCGCTGTGCCAACGGTTCCAGCAGGCCGGCGATACGCCTACCCTGTTCACCGGGGTGGAATGGCTGGAAGCCGCCGGCGCCGCCGGCGTTGAGGCCGTCGAGTTGGAAGGGCTGGCGGCCACCGACGACGATCTTGACGCCGGGGCCAGGATCCATCGGCGTGCCGCGCAGATGGCCGTGCTGAATGTGGCGCCGCTGCGCGCATTGGCGCCTGAGCTGGTGGTGTCCGACGTCATCACGGCGTGCGGCGGCATGGCCGCCGAGTTGCTGGGGATCCCGTGGGTGGAACTCAACCCGCATCCGCTGTACCTGCCGTCGAAGGGGCTGCCGCCGATTGGCAGCGGATTGGCTCCGGGCACCGGTATCCGCGGCCGGCTGCGCGATGCCAGCATGCGAGCGCTGGCGGGGCAGTCCTGGCGGGTGGGCCTGCGGCAGCGCGCCGCCGTTCGGCTCGAGATCGGACTGCCGGTCCGTGACCCCGGACCGCTGCGACGGCTGATCGCCACATTGCCCGCGCTCGAGGTTCCCCGTCCGGATTGGCCCGCCGAGGCCGTCGTGGTGGGCCCATTGCACTTCGAGCCGACCGATCGGGTGCTGACCGTCCCCCCCGGTTCCGGGCCGGTGGTGGTCGTCGCGCCGTCCACCGCGTTGACCGGAACTACCGGATTGGCCGAAATCGCGCTGGGGTGCCTGGCGCCGGGAGAAACGCTGCCGGCGGGATCGCGCCTGGTGGTGTCGAGGCTGAGCGGAGCGGACCTGATGGTGCCGCCCTGGGCGGTGGTTGGGCTGGGGAGCCAGGCCGAGCTGTTGACGCAGGCCGATCTGGTGATCTGTGGCGGCGGTCATGGGATGGTGGCCAAGACACTGCTCGCCGGGGTGCCCATGGTGGTAGTTCCCGGCGGCGGGGATCAGTGGGAGATGGCCAACCGGGTGGTCCGTCAGGGCAGCGCGGTGCTGATCCGACCGTTGACGTCCGACGCGCTGGTGGCGGCGGTGAACGAGGTGCTGTCGTCGCCGAGGTTCCGCGCGGCCGCGAAAAGGGCCGCCGCCAGCATCGCGGGGGTCGCCGATCCGGTGCAGGTATGCCACGACGCGCTTGCGCTGGCTGGGTAA
- a CDS encoding amino-acid N-acetyltransferase — protein sequence MTESPRDHRPVVRRARTSDVPAIKHLVDTYAGKILLEKNLVTLYEAVQEFWVAEHPEIQDRVVGCGALHVLWSDLGEIRTVAVDPAVTGHGIGHAIVDRLLEVARDLQLERVFVLTFETEFFAQHGFTEIEGTPVTAEVYEEMCRSYDIGVAEFLDLSYVKPNILGNSRMLLVL from the coding sequence GTGACCGAAAGCCCACGAGATCATCGGCCGGTGGTTAGACGCGCGCGAACGTCCGATGTCCCCGCGATCAAACACCTCGTCGACACCTATGCGGGAAAGATCTTGCTGGAAAAGAATCTGGTGACGCTCTACGAAGCCGTTCAGGAGTTCTGGGTCGCCGAACACCCCGAGATCCAGGACAGGGTGGTTGGTTGCGGGGCGTTGCACGTGTTGTGGTCCGATCTTGGTGAGATCCGTACCGTCGCGGTCGACCCCGCCGTGACCGGCCACGGAATCGGCCACGCCATCGTCGATCGGCTTCTCGAAGTGGCCCGTGACCTGCAACTGGAGCGGGTGTTCGTGTTGACCTTCGAGACCGAGTTCTTCGCCCAGCACGGCTTCACCGAGATCGAGGGAACGCCGGTAACCGCCGAGGTGTACGAAGAGATGTGCCGCTCCTACGACATCGGGGTCGCCGAATTCCTGGATCTGAGCTACGTCAAGCCGAACATCCTGGGCAACTCCCGCATGCTGCTGGTGCTTTAG
- the pspA gene encoding phage shock protein PspA: protein MANPFVKAWKYLMALFSSKIDEHADPKVQIQQAIEEAQRTHQALTQQAAQVIGNQRQLEMRLNRQLADIEKLQVNVRQALTLADQATAAGDAAKATEYNNAAEAFAAQLVTAEQSVEDLKSLHDQALSAAAQAKKAVERNAMVLQQKIAERTKLLSQLEQAKMQEQVSASLRSMSELAAPGNTPSLDEVRDKIERRYANAIGSAELAQSSVQGRMIEVEQAGIQMAGHSRLEQIRASMRGEALPAGGTAATPRPATETPGGAIAEQPYGQ from the coding sequence ATGGCCAATCCGTTCGTCAAAGCGTGGAAGTACCTCATGGCGCTGTTCAGCTCGAAGATCGACGAGCACGCCGACCCCAAGGTGCAGATTCAGCAGGCCATTGAAGAAGCACAGCGCACCCATCAGGCGCTGACTCAACAGGCGGCGCAGGTGATCGGCAACCAGCGGCAATTGGAGATGCGGCTCAACCGGCAGCTGGCGGACATCGAAAAGCTGCAGGTCAATGTGCGCCAAGCCCTGACATTGGCCGACCAGGCCACCGCCGCCGGTGATGCTGCCAAGGCCACCGAATACAACAACGCCGCCGAGGCGTTTGCAGCTCAGCTGGTGACCGCCGAGCAGAGCGTCGAAGACCTCAAGTCGTTGCACGACCAAGCGCTCAGTGCCGCGGCCCAGGCCAAAAAGGCCGTCGAACGAAACGCGATGGTGCTGCAGCAGAAGATCGCCGAGCGCACCAAGCTGCTCAGCCAACTCGAGCAGGCGAAGATGCAGGAGCAGGTCAGTGCATCGTTGCGGTCGATGAGTGAGCTCGCCGCGCCGGGCAACACACCTTCGCTCGACGAGGTGCGTGACAAGATCGAACGTCGTTACGCCAACGCGATCGGTTCGGCCGAACTTGCCCAGAGCTCGGTGCAGGGCCGCATGATCGAGGTTGAGCAGGCCGGCATCCAGATGGCCGGTCATTCCCGGCTGGAGCAGATCCGGGCGTCGATGCGGGGCGAGGCGTTGCCGGCTGGGGGGACGGCGGCCACACCCAGACCGGCCACCGAGACTCCCGGTGGGGCTATTGCCGAGCAGCCCTACGGTCAGTAA
- the pgsA gene encoding CDP-diacylglycerol--glycerol-3-phosphate 3-phosphatidyltransferase → MAGRARIANLANILTLLRLVLVPIMLVALFYGGGHEPIARVVAWAIFAVACVTDRFDGLLARNYGMATEFGAFVDPIADKALIGASLIGLSMLGDLPWWITVLILTREIGVTVLRLATIRRGVIPSSWGGKLKTVVQAVAIGLFILPLSGPLHVAAEVVMSAAIVLTVVTGVDYVVSAIRGIRQTAN, encoded by the coding sequence ATGGCAGGCCGTGCCCGTATCGCCAACCTCGCCAATATCCTGACCCTGCTGCGGCTGGTGTTGGTACCGATCATGCTGGTGGCCCTGTTCTACGGTGGCGGCCATGAGCCCATTGCCCGGGTGGTGGCGTGGGCGATATTTGCGGTTGCCTGCGTTACCGATCGATTCGACGGACTGCTGGCCCGCAACTACGGGATGGCCACCGAATTCGGTGCGTTTGTCGATCCGATCGCGGACAAGGCGCTGATCGGGGCGTCGCTGATCGGGTTGTCGATGCTCGGTGACTTGCCGTGGTGGATCACGGTGTTGATCCTGACCCGTGAGATCGGGGTGACCGTGTTGCGATTGGCGACAATTCGTCGCGGCGTCATTCCCTCCAGCTGGGGCGGCAAGCTCAAGACCGTGGTCCAGGCGGTGGCGATCGGCTTGTTCATATTGCCGCTTTCGGGTCCGCTCCACGTTGCGGCCGAGGTAGTGATGAGCGCCGCGATCGTGCTCACGGTGGTCACCGGCGTCGACTACGTCGTGTCGGCCATCAGGGGGATACGCCAGACCGCCAACTGA